One window of Chamaesiphon minutus PCC 6605 genomic DNA carries:
- the psb34 gene encoding photosystem II assembly protein Psb34 — translation MPYINNDGDNRLNNFPTEPKMYVAEANNGDTNRNYLVISVLGLILVVGSIFVAKAVS, via the coding sequence ATGCCTTACATCAATAATGACGGCGACAATAGGCTCAATAATTTCCCGACTGAGCCAAAAATGTATGTAGCTGAAGCCAATAATGGCGACACCAACCGCAACTATCTAGTTATTAGCGTACTTGGTTTAATTTTAGTAGTTGGCTCGATCTTCGTTGCCAAAGCTGTATCTTGA
- a CDS encoding COP23 domain-containing protein: protein MNRLKLNARFIGLTVTLGSMLLPTFLHPVPIHALPKTTFACIKKGNDPVTVARRGDRVTSPMITWRDKSWGSYTPEKRCQIVSQRLTKAVASSGKLSSLDMTHGVVNSIPVVCYITQKGEKCNSENILFSLKASERGQEQKTIDELLNFSKLGSGSGSVRGGGTGPSTTPLTYGDAIENAFNRAAPDDIDDIK, encoded by the coding sequence ATGAACAGATTAAAATTAAATGCCAGATTCATAGGGTTGACTGTTACTTTGGGAAGCATGTTGCTGCCTACTTTTTTACACCCAGTACCAATTCATGCTTTGCCCAAAACCACATTTGCTTGTATTAAAAAAGGAAACGATCCCGTAACTGTGGCACGCAGAGGCGATCGCGTCACTTCACCGATGATTACGTGGCGGGATAAATCCTGGGGTTCGTATACGCCCGAAAAACGCTGCCAAATCGTCAGTCAACGCCTTACCAAAGCAGTAGCTAGTAGTGGCAAACTCAGCAGCCTAGATATGACCCATGGGGTCGTAAATTCGATTCCAGTAGTTTGTTATATCACTCAAAAAGGTGAAAAATGTAACTCAGAAAATATCTTATTTAGCTTAAAAGCATCCGAGCGCGGGCAAGAACAAAAGACGATCGATGAGTTATTAAATTTTAGCAAATTGGGTTCTGGTTCTGGGTCGGTTCGCGGTGGTGGTACGGGACCGAGTACGACGCCACTAACATATGGAGATGCGATCGAGAATGCCTTCAATCGTGCAGCTCCCGATGACATTGATGATATTAAGTAA
- a CDS encoding S1 family peptidase produces MYLYKLMLDKNQLIVPSAIAAMAIAGIVGWEIKKRTSVNMAITSQQSPAVTKQSHSTSEIAATTNSTIVEKMAREVTVRVLTESVPGSGVIILQQSSSTDGRQGKTYSVLTCQHVISESKKGGYRVLSPDGKVYPARVKSTPKLKGLDLAVVEFDSNTIYRVAELGKSEDLGSDISVYAAGFPNHHVVNADRIEDTIDWGLRAFRFTVGKVGSISPQQLPDGYSLGYTNEVASGMSGGPVFNNQGELIGINGRLKYPVAGIDAFIYADGTKPSIEIFEQMEALSWAIPIVTYQQVVKK; encoded by the coding sequence ATGTATTTATATAAGTTAATGTTAGATAAAAATCAGTTAATTGTCCCGAGCGCGATTGCGGCCATGGCGATAGCTGGAATTGTCGGGTGGGAGATTAAGAAGCGCACTTCCGTAAATATGGCTATTACCAGCCAGCAAAGTCCGGCGGTTACTAAACAGTCACACTCAACTAGCGAGATCGCGGCAACGACAAACTCAACCATCGTAGAAAAGATGGCTAGAGAAGTCACAGTCAGAGTTTTAACTGAATCTGTACCTGGCTCTGGCGTAATAATTCTCCAGCAAAGCAGTTCTACCGACGGTCGTCAAGGCAAAACTTATAGCGTACTTACCTGTCAACATGTAATTTCAGAAAGTAAAAAAGGCGGATATCGAGTGTTATCACCCGACGGTAAAGTTTATCCAGCGCGAGTCAAATCCACGCCCAAGCTAAAAGGTTTGGACTTAGCTGTAGTTGAATTTGATAGTAATACTATTTATCGAGTAGCCGAACTCGGTAAATCTGAGGATTTGGGCAGCGATATCTCAGTTTATGCGGCGGGATTTCCCAATCATCATGTTGTTAATGCCGATCGAATCGAAGATACTATCGATTGGGGTCTGCGCGCATTTCGGTTCACAGTAGGCAAAGTCGGCTCGATTTCGCCCCAGCAGCTACCGGATGGCTATAGTTTGGGTTATACAAATGAAGTCGCATCGGGAATGAGTGGCGGCCCAGTATTTAATAACCAAGGAGAACTTATCGGCATAAATGGTAGATTAAAGTATCCCGTTGCAGGGATTGATGCATTTATATATGCTGATGGTACCAAGCCTTCGATCGAGATTTTTGAGCAAATGGAAGCATTGAGTTGGGCAATTCCGATCGTCACTTATCAACAAGTTGTTAAGAAATAA
- a CDS encoding 16S rRNA (cytosine(967)-C(5))-methyltransferase yields the protein MNSRQLVLFALKDLETGSYTDIVVDRLLTKFELSAVDRNLFTELVNGIIRRKRTLDAIIDRLAKQPAHRQPPDLRQLLRLGLYQLRYLDRIPASAAVNTTVDLAKANGLTGLAGVVNGILRQYIRLQTERSEVLDLSTDPIERLGTLHSFPDWLVAQWFAELGELETDRLCQAFNRPPSIDLRINSLTIDPNLLASASKFDRIQAQRTKLIELFQAADIKAVPIPHVPQGLRFVGNVGAIDRLPGYREGWWTIQDSSAQLVTHLLAPQPNEIVIDACAAPGGKTTHIAELMGNTGQVLALDKTASRLKKLQQNLDRLQLSNIKVITGDSCGFSELTNTADRVLLDAPCSGLGTLHRRADARWQKTPAQIHELAQLQAQLLANTATWVKPGGVLVYATCTVCPIENEDVILPFLKTHPDWQIELPPSDSPLSGLVSEPGWIKVWLHRQQMDGFFMVKLRRHLSSNSNNS from the coding sequence ATGAATTCTCGTCAACTAGTTTTATTTGCGCTCAAAGATCTGGAGACAGGTAGTTATACAGATATAGTTGTCGATCGCTTATTGACTAAATTTGAATTATCAGCAGTCGATCGCAATTTATTTACCGAATTAGTCAATGGCATCATTCGGCGCAAGCGCACTTTAGATGCCATTATCGATCGTTTAGCCAAACAACCCGCGCACCGTCAACCCCCAGACTTGCGGCAACTATTACGGCTGGGTTTATATCAGTTACGTTATCTCGATCGAATTCCCGCTTCGGCTGCTGTCAATACTACCGTGGACTTAGCTAAAGCTAATGGTTTAACTGGTTTAGCTGGTGTCGTAAATGGCATTTTACGCCAGTATATTCGCCTGCAAACCGAGCGATCGGAAGTGCTAGACTTATCAACAGACCCGATCGAGAGATTAGGAACTTTGCACAGCTTTCCCGATTGGCTAGTAGCCCAATGGTTTGCCGAATTAGGCGAACTGGAAACCGATCGATTGTGCCAAGCTTTCAATCGACCCCCAAGTATCGATCTGCGAATTAATAGCCTCACTATCGATCCTAACTTATTAGCTAGTGCTTCTAAATTCGATCGCATTCAAGCCCAACGTACTAAATTAATCGAGCTATTTCAAGCTGCCGACATTAAAGCAGTACCGATTCCCCATGTTCCCCAAGGGTTGAGATTTGTCGGTAATGTCGGCGCGATCGATCGATTACCAGGCTATCGCGAGGGCTGGTGGACGATTCAAGATAGTAGCGCGCAGCTCGTCACGCATTTACTGGCTCCACAGCCTAATGAAATTGTCATCGATGCTTGTGCGGCACCAGGCGGTAAAACCACACATATTGCCGAATTGATGGGCAATACCGGACAAGTTTTGGCACTAGATAAAACCGCTTCTCGGCTCAAGAAATTACAGCAAAATTTAGATAGGTTGCAATTGAGTAATATTAAAGTTATTACTGGCGACAGTTGTGGATTTAGCGAACTCACCAATACTGCCGATCGCGTATTATTAGATGCACCATGTTCGGGATTGGGGACTCTCCACCGTCGCGCGGATGCCAGATGGCAAAAAACACCTGCCCAAATCCATGAATTAGCTCAGTTGCAGGCGCAGTTACTCGCCAATACCGCGACGTGGGTAAAACCGGGTGGAGTGCTAGTCTATGCTACCTGTACGGTATGTCCGATCGAAAATGAGGATGTAATTTTACCGTTTTTAAAAACTCATCCCGATTGGCAGATCGAGCTACCCCCAAGCGATTCGCCCCTGTCTGGTTTAGTCAGCGAGCCGGGTTGGATTAAAGTCTGGCTGCACCGCCAACAGATGGATGGCTTTTTCATGGTCAAACTTCGTCGTCATCTTTCATCTAATAGTAATAATTCCTAA